The Mesobacillus boroniphilus region TACGAAAGAAACACTGTTAACCATCCTGGCGATCGTGCTGATTCGTTATATCATTGCGATTCCGTTGGCGATGGCAAGCTTTTATTCGCGATTCTTGCAAAGAATACTGATCGTATGGAATCGATTGTTTTCATTTATGCCGCCGATTTTCTTTGTCATTTTGTTAATTGGCACACCGTTCATTACTTTTTCGAGCAACCGTTATCTCTGGATTATGCTCGTGCTCGCTTTGATTGAAGCGGGAAGGGTTGCCGATGTTTTTTTCCAGGGAATGGTCAATATATCAAAAAAACCTTATGTCGAAGCGGGAATTGTTGCTGGCTCTTCGCCGGTATCGATGCTGAAAAACTACTACTGGCCGCCGTTAAGACCTTTTTTCATCGTCCAGTTTTTCTCAGACCTTGGGAGAACGTTATTTCTCATCGGCCAGCTAGGGATCGTAGACATCTTTTTGAGTGTCGAATTCGTTTCCCAGCTCAGTGGAGGGTATAAGGCCATGAATACCTCCAATGTCTGGCCGACCTATTTCGCGGAGATTACCCACCATATTTGGTCACATCCGTGGCTCCCTATTACCGGGACCATTGCGATTGGGATCACCATTCTTGCTTTCTCAATGACAAGCAGCGGGTTGCAGCGATATTATGACAAAAAGTATAAAAGAGCGTAAATGATGGAGAGGTGAACAGACACTTCTCCATTTTGTTTGAAAGTAGGTCAATTAGTTTATCAATTAATGTAACCTTTTGCTCGGTTCTCCAGACAAATATAATGAAGAGTGAATTCAACAGGAGGGTCGGAGAATGAAAAAATTATTAATGATATTGCTGCTTGGGTTGCTGGTTACAGGGTGTGGAACGGGGAATAAGGTTTCAAAAGATAATCAGGATGATGGTAAAAATGGAGGAGGTGCTGGAATCGTGGCGGGAGAGATGGCTGCAAGCTTGACGGAGAAGAGCCCGCTGGTTTTTCAATATGAGGTGAAGAATCAGACGGAGGAAGAAGTGACTCTGGAATTTACGAGCTCGCAAAGATACGATTACTCGGTGAAAACGAAGGATGGAAAAGAAATATTTCTTTTCTCAAGCGTCGCCTCCTTTTTGCAGGCACTGGGGGAAGAGACGGTGAAGCAGGGAGAGTCATTGACCTATGAAATCGACCTTCATGAGCTTAAGCTTGGAAAAGGCGATTATATTTTGACCGCCTGGATGACACCGAAAGACGGCAAAAAATTCGAAGTGACGAAGGAATTTACCGTAAAGTAGGGGGCAACCATGGTGAAGGCAATTAAATTCTTTTTCGTCTTCTTAATTGCCCTGTCAGTTAGCATGGCTGGCTGTGCAAATGAACAGGTTTCTGACGAGGGATTTATTTTAGAAGTTAACGACAATTCCATCCTTGTCGCGCAAGATATCAGTCTGGAAAGATACAACGAGCTCAAAGGTGTCTCGAGTGAGGCTTTGATCGACCAAGGCGGTTTGAAGTTAATCAGGCTGACATATGAAAAAAGTGGTGAGTTTCAAAGAGGCGACCTAGTAAAGTACTGGATTGAGGGCGGTGTGAAAGAAAGTTACCCAGAGCAGGCAAAAGCGAAGAAGGTAGAACGTAAATAAGTTTTTCAGGGCCGGTGCTTTTCGCAATCCGGCCTTTATTATGATAAAATCTGACTTAGCTAATTTACAGCAAAGGACGGAAACGATGAGCAAAACGATACCGGTTAAAAAGAATGATTTTATAGATGTAGAATTTGAGGATTTGACGCATGACGGAGCGGGAGTTGCCAAGGTGGAGGGCTACCCGATTTTTGTCCAGGGCGGACTTCCTGGCGAAAAAGCAAAGATCAAAGTAACCAAGGTGAATAAGGGTTACGGCTTTGGACGCCTGATGGAGATTCTTGAAAGAAGTACGTTCAGAGTAGAGTGTCCTGCTGAGGATGCCCATAAATACGGCGGCTGCCAGCTTCAGCATATCAGCTATGAAGGCCAGCTGAAGTATAAGGAAAACCAGGTGAAGCAAGTGCTCGCGCGAATTGGCAAGCTTGAGGATGTCATGGTACACCCGATTTTGGGGATGGACAAGCCTTGGCACTACCGTAACAAAGCGCAGGTGCCGGTTGGAGAGAAGGATGGCAGGCTGATTGCAG contains the following coding sequences:
- a CDS encoding ABC transporter permease subunit; translation: MNKSLLFGLIILSILVVIAFVAPYLPFVDTSLKETVMRQKEDGGFELPPFAPSADYPIGSDANGKDLLSRVLLGTKETLLTILAIVLIRYIIAIPLAMASFYSRFLQRILIVWNRLFSFMPPIFFVILLIGTPFITFSSNRYLWIMLVLALIEAGRVADVFFQGMVNISKKPYVEAGIVAGSSPVSMLKNYYWPPLRPFFIVQFFSDLGRTLFLIGQLGIVDIFLSVEFVSQLSGGYKAMNTSNVWPTYFAEITHHIWSHPWLPITGTIAIGITILAFSMTSSGLQRYYDKKYKRA
- a CDS encoding BsuPI-related putative proteinase inhibitor; this encodes MKKLLMILLLGLLVTGCGTGNKVSKDNQDDGKNGGGAGIVAGEMAASLTEKSPLVFQYEVKNQTEEEVTLEFTSSQRYDYSVKTKDGKEIFLFSSVASFLQALGEETVKQGESLTYEIDLHELKLGKGDYILTAWMTPKDGKKFEVTKEFTVK
- a CDS encoding DUF3221 domain-containing protein, which produces MVKAIKFFFVFLIALSVSMAGCANEQVSDEGFILEVNDNSILVAQDISLERYNELKGVSSEALIDQGGLKLIRLTYEKSGEFQRGDLVKYWIEGGVKESYPEQAKAKKVERK